TCGTTCGTTCTCTGCTAACAGCAAAAATGGGGTCGGCTTCTTCGTCGAGAATTATCAAAATGCCATCAGTTCTCCAAAACCCGGATCTCCGATGCCGGCTAGAGAGAATGCGGCAGTAACTGATCCGTGCTCGGGGAGGTACATTTACATCCATGACCTCCCCAGCAGATTCAACACCGACCTCCTCGATAACTGCCGGTCCCTTACGAGAGGGACTGATGGTAACATGTGCCAGTACATAGACAACTTCGGGCTCGGCCCCAAAGTCAGTGATCCCGGCGGGGTTCTCTCGAACGGGAGCTGGTTCCGAACCAACCAGTTCATGCTGGAGGTGATCTTCCATAACAGACTGAAGAAGTACGAATGCCTCACGAACAACTCGTCCCGAGCCTCGGCGGTCTTCATCCCGTATTACGCTGGCCTGGACATGAGCCAGTTCCTGTGGAGCCCGAACATCTCAGTGAGGGATGCAACGGGTTACGATCTCGTCAGGTGGGTGTCAGGCCGGCCCGAGTGGAGGAGAATGTGGGGGCGGGACCACTTCTTCGTGGCGGGGAGGATCGCGTGGGATTTCCGGAGACAGACCGATGATACCTCCGACTGGGGGAGCAAGCTCATGTTCCTGCCCGAGTCACGCAACATGACGATGCTCTCGGTCGAGTCAAGCGTCTGGAACAATGACCTCGCCATCCCGTACCCGGCCTACTTCCATCCATCAGACCTCTCTGATGTAGCGGAGTGGCAGGACAGGTGATTCTGCAGAAGATACTGTTAGAACCATCAAATACCGCATCTTATGTTTGATTATGGACTAAATCACGTAGACATATTGTGCTGATCTTGCGAGTTAATTTCGCCATGGTCCAATTATACATCAGTAGCTGCATCTTTGGGATTCTGGGGGAAGTATTTGTTCACTTGGTTCTCGTGTAATCGACTTTATATCTGACCGTCTCTGTTCCTACTGCCAGGATCCGAAATCAGGAAAGGCCTTACCTGTTTGCCTTCGCAGGGGCCCCACGCCCCGAGCTCCGGTTCACCATCCGTGGCAAAATCATCGAGCAATGTCTCAACTCAAATGGAAAGTGCAAGTTGCTCAATTGTAGCCCAGAGACGAACAATTGCGACAACCCTGTAAATGTCATGAGCGTTTTCCAGAAATCCGTGTTCTGCCTCCAGCCTCGGGGCGATTCCTACACGCGCAGGTCGACGTTTGACTCAATCATAGCAGGCTGCATCCCAGTGTTTTTCCACCCGGGCACTGCCTACGTGCAATATCTGTGGTACCTGCCCGAAAACTACACTAGGTATTCGGTCTACATACCGCTGGGGAATGCCAAAGAAGGGGAGAAAATCAGTATTGAGGAGAGATTGCTCCATATTCCTAGAGATAAGGTGGTGGAGATGAGGGAGGAGGTCGTGAGGATGATCCCCAGGATCATATACGCGGACCGACGGGATGGGGTCGGGGCGTTTGAGGATGCATTCGATGTTGCAGTGAAGGGGATTCTCGATAGAGTAGAGAGGGTGAGAAGGGTGATCCGTGATGGGGGTGATCCTGGCGTTGGATTCTCTGAACAGAACCATTTCAAGTTTGACTTCCCATTGCCGTGACGGATAACTTACAATCGGATGCTATCCGGGAGTTGGGTTAATCCTAATTAAGAGGTACTTTAGTGAGTTTCGATCCctaaacacacacacatatgtatattTTGGTGGGCCGGGATATTTCTTCCTTATGATTTTTTGGTTCTTCTGGGGATCTGCATAGGTATATATTTATCATCGAGTGCGACTGGAGAATTTGTGACAGTCCTAAAGGAAGAATATGAACTACTTTTTTCTTCATTGGAACAATCAATTCATGTCATCCTAATTGATCTGGTAGTCAGGCAGACAAGCTCCCTGGATGAGATTTGATTTGAGTTTCCTGACTGGGCAACTCGAACTCGATCTGTTCATATCAGAACATACCTTGATCCGGAAAATTCAATTTTGTCAAAGAGCAAGAACACCATTTCACAGGGagtaaatatttttgtaataGAGATTCTACTACTAGTAAAAACAACTCCcatgattctttttttcctaacCATCAGAATCTCTTACGTGAAGATTATGGCTGTAGACGTGTCCTAATTATTTTACCTTAAGATTTACCTCTTATAGTTTGATTATCGATATTTTCAGCCACGCATTTTTCTCGTTGACACTCATTCTCGCTTGTGAGCAAGCCTGATCCACTTCGATATTAAATCGAATCAATTGCACTGgttcaatcaaataaaaaataatttaattactatAAGAATATTTCAATCTGTCGACCGCCCTTCCCAGGCTCTGCCTCCAACAGCATTCTTCACCTTTGAAGAAACATGGCGGGATCCAACAGGATTCTTCACCTTTGAAGATAACTAGATCAagtattatatttttcataaaagaCAACAGCATTCTTCACCTTT
Above is a window of Punica granatum isolate Tunisia-2019 chromosome 7, ASM765513v2, whole genome shotgun sequence DNA encoding:
- the LOC116212782 gene encoding probable xyloglucan galactosyltransferase GT14 gives rise to the protein MEKPPAGTLCHQPLHCVLGSLVICIFLVSLNRSFSANSKNGVGFFVENYQNAISSPKPGSPMPARENAAVTDPCSGRYIYIHDLPSRFNTDLLDNCRSLTRGTDGNMCQYIDNFGLGPKVSDPGGVLSNGSWFRTNQFMLEVIFHNRLKKYECLTNNSSRASAVFIPYYAGLDMSQFLWSPNISVRDATGYDLVRWVSGRPEWRRMWGRDHFFVAGRIAWDFRRQTDDTSDWGSKLMFLPESRNMTMLSVESSVWNNDLAIPYPAYFHPSDLSDVAEWQDRIRNQERPYLFAFAGAPRPELRFTIRGKIIEQCLNSNGKCKLLNCSPETNNCDNPVNVMSVFQKSVFCLQPRGDSYTRRSTFDSIIAGCIPVFFHPGTAYVQYLWYLPENYTRYSVYIPLGNAKEGEKISIEERLLHIPRDKVVEMREEVVRMIPRIIYADRRDGVGAFEDAFDVAVKGILDRVERVRRVIRDGGDPGVGFSEQNHFKFDFPLP